The sequence AGCGATAGTCGGACTTGGCCTCCGTCGCTGGCGCGGTCCGCTCGAGGCGACCGCTAGCGGCGAGGTTGAACACCGTCGGCGTCACCGGCGCCGGCAGCGCGGGCCAGCTCAGCACATAGCGGGGCTTGGCCTGTTCGAAATAGCCGTGCTCGCCGGTTCCGGCGCTGGCGGTCTCCATCCACACCTGCAGGTGCGGGCGCGTGTCGAAGCCATTTGGCTCGCCCTTCACGAAACGGTCGAAGAAGGCGATCAGGGTCGGGCGGAAGGCCAGGGATTCATAGAGGTCGTGCGGCCCATTGCTCTGGATCATCCACACCTGCGAGGGCGGCAGGGTCTCCTGATAGTAGCCCTCGCGCGAAGTCACGGCCTCGTCCTGGAAGGCCTCCATCGAAAGCACCGGGACCTGGATGCGGCTCGTCCGGGCGGCCAGATGGCGCTGTTCGATGAAGGCGTCGCGCAGGGGGTGCTGCAGGATGATGGCCGAGGGCGAATGAGGCTCGGAGGTGACCAGGTTCTGCTTGATCTGGGCCAGGCAACGCGTGTCGCCCTCGGCCTCGGCGCTCTTGCGGGCCGACTCCCAGCGGCTGTGCAGGAAGTCCCACCAGTCGGCGACGAAGCCGGGCGCCTCGACCCCGCCCGGCGCCCAGCTGTCCAGGCGCGCATCACCTAGCACCATGCCCGGCGCGATCGCCTTCAGGTGCGGCGGCCGCTCGGAGGCGGTGGCGATCTGCGACATGCCGGCCCAGGACCAGTTGGCCATGCCCACTGCCCCGTTCGACCAGTCCTGGCCGGCGGCGAACTCGACGATGTCGGCGCCGTCCTGGCCGTAGGAGGCGCCCAGGAAGTCGAACACCCCTTCGGAACAGGCGGTCCCGCGGGCGTTGACCCCCATCACCGCATAGCCGTGCTGGACCAGGTCGCGGTCCAGCCCGGCGCTCATGGCGGTGTCGCCGTCCAGGTAGGCCGCCCCACCGATCGCACCCGGATCATAGCCGCTGTAGTTGATGATCACCGGGAACCGGCCCTTGGCCTTGGGCAGCAGCACGCTGTAGCGCAGCTGCACGCCGTCGCGGGTGGTCAGGTAGCCGGTGACGCGGTGGGCGAAGAAGGCCGCGGCGTGCTGGCCAGCCAGCTGGCTGGAGCGCTGCTGCGCCGCGGCCGGCGCGCCGCCGAACGCCATGCCGGCGAGCACGGCCACGCTGGCGAAGGCCAGGCGGCGGACGAAAGCCATTCGCACGGATGAGGCCATGGTGATCACGCTCGTCTAGTAGCGGTAGGCGACCGACACTCCGATGGTCCGGGGACGGAGGGTCACGTTGGTGAACAGGGTCGAACCCGGCAGGTCGTGATAGCGATAGAGCGCCGGATGGGCGTCCAGAACGTTGTTGGCGAACAGGGACAGGTCGACGCCGCGGTAGGTCCCGCCGGCGCGCACCCGCAATTCGTTGGTCGCCGGATTGGCCGGGATCGCCGTGTCGTAGAGCAGGTTCTGGGGATTGTAGCTGCTGTAAGGCCCCGGATTGCGGCTGTGATAGATGTCCTCGACCCGCACATAGCCGTCGCGGCGACCGGTGAAGTCGAACCGGTATTCGACCGAGCCGTTGATGTCCCAGGGCGAGTTCACCGTCGGCAGGACCCCGACCGTGTCGCCCTTTTCCACGATGACCGCCCCGTCGAACGTCGCGGTGCGGGTGATGTGGGCGTCGGTATAGGCGGCCGAGAAGGCGAAGTTCCAGTGATCGTCGGGCGCATACCGCAGCGACAGGTCGAAGCCCTGGCTGACCGCTGAGCCGGTGTTGGCGATGAAGTCGAAGGCGCAGCTGGAAATGGCGACGATCTGCTGGATGTTCTGCCAGTCGATATAGAAGGCGCTGGCGTCGAACTGCAGCTTGCGATCGAGGGCCCGCCCCTTGGCGCCGACCTCGTAGCTCCAGACTGAGTCGGAATTGAACGGCCCCGGTTCTGACGGCAAAGCGCAGCCGGCGGGATTGCTTGTGCTGGCCAGCGGGATCGGCTGGTTGGCGCCGCCGATCCGATAACCGCGGCTGACGGAGCCGTAGAGCAGGTCATCGGGCGTGGCCTGATAGGCCAGGGCGATCTTGCCCGACAGCGGCGTCTGCTTTTGAGAGCCAGCCGAGACCGGGAACAGGCTGTCCGCCAGGGGGCCGGACTGCAGTTGCTGGTACGAGGCCTCGACCCGGGCGACGCGCAGGCCGGTGGTCAGGGTCAGCTTGGGCAGCAGCTTGAAATCGACCTGGCCAAAGGCGGCGTACTGCTGGTCGGTCGACTTGATGGTCGACAGGAACAGGGGCGCGTCTGGCGCGTCGCCAAAGATGGTCTGGGAGATCTTGGGCGCGGTGACGTCCTGGTAGTCCTTCTGCACCGCGCGCGAATAGAACAGGCCCGCGGTCCACAAAAGGTTCGGGTCGACGCTGGAGGACAGGCGCAGCTCCTGGCTGAAGGAATGCACGCCGGTGCGGATATATTCCGGACCGGCGTCGGCGTAGCTGCTGGGATAGGCGACGCCCAAGGGGTTGCCGAAGCCGCCGAAGACGAAACCATTGTAGCTGGTGGTGTCGTCGGTGAGCTTGCCGTTACGCGACAGGCCTGAGGTGATCGAGGCCAGGGTGACCTTGCCGAAGTCGTATTCCAGCTTGAGCGACGGCAAGAGGAACTGGTCGCGGCTGGGCTGGGCCAGCAGGCGGCCGTTGCGGAACTCGCCCTTGCCGGGGTCGGACAGGTATTCGAAATAGGCCCCGGAGTCGTGGTTGTTCACGGATTGGGCGAACAGCGACGGCTCGACGGTGAAGTTCTCGCTGACCTTCAGCTTGAAGACTAGGCGCGCCGAATAGGAGTCGGTCGAGTTCGCGTTCTTGTCGACGACCTGCCCGTTGAACGGATCGACGTGGTCGACATAGCCGCCGTCGCGCCGACCCCAGAGGCTGGCGCGGAAGCCCAGCCGGTCGGCCACGATCGGCCCGCCTATGGCCAGGCCCGCCTCGTAGCTGGGATCGCCGCCCTCGGTGTCGGAAAGCTCGGCCGAGGCCAGGCCGGAATATTTGGTCAGGCTCGGCTCGGGCGATATGAACCGCACCGCGCCGCCCTCAGAGCCGGCGCCGAACAGGGTCCCCTGGGGGCCGCGGTCGACCTCGATGTGGTCCACATCGAAGATCGCCGGATAGGGATTGCCGAAATAAGAGAGGGCGGCGATCCGGGTCTGAATCGGGGTGTCGTCGATATAGACCCCGGTGGTCGAGGCGCCGACGCTGGAATTGATCCCGCGGATGGCGATGTTGGTCTCGGTCCCCGGCCCAAAGCCGGCGGAGGTGTCGAACTCGACCCCCGGCGCGATGGCGGCCAGGTCGGTGATCGATTTCACCCCGTCCTTGGCCAGCGCCTTCTGGTCCAGGGCGACGAGGCTGATCGGCACGCGCTCGGACGCCTCGCGCCGCTTGTTGACCGTGACGATGATCTGGGGGAGCGCTGCGGCCGTGTCTGACGCGGGCGACGCGGGCGGCGCGGTCTGCGCCTGGGCGTGATGGGTCGGCGCGGCGATGAGCAGGGCGCACGAGCCCAGCAGGGCCAGCTTGAGGCGCTGGCCTTCCGATCTAGGCATTGCCTATCCTTGTTTTACGGGGGTCGGTTGGACGGGGTTCAGTTCGGCCGCCAGGCTGCGGCCGCCTGCATGAAGGCCGCGGCCTCTGCGTAGGCGGTCTGGTCGCCGGGCTTGAAGTAGCTCAGCTTGACGATCACGGTCCGCGAAGCCGGATCGACGAAGATGTACTGGCCCTGCAGGCCGAGGGCGTAGAAGCTCTTGCCGCCCGGCGCGACCCACCATTGATAGCCGTAACCTCCCTCGGGCGAGTCCTTCACGTAGGACCGGGTGGCTTCCTCGATCCAGGCCTTGGGCACGATCTGCTCGCCGTGAGCTGAGCCCCCGTCCAGCACCATCTGGCCCAGGCGCGCATAGTCCCGGAGCGTGGCGTTGAAGCCCGCGCCGGTGAATTCGCGCCCGACGCCGGGCGGGCCGTCCATGATGAAGAAGGCGTCGGACTGGGCGCCCAGGCGCTCCCAGATCCGGCTTGTCATGTAGCTGGCGGCGTTCATGCCGGCAACCCGCTCGACCAGCCAGCCCAGCACCGCCGTATCCAGGGTCTTGTACTGGAACAGGGTCCCGGGCGGGGCCTTGGAGGGGATGGTCCTGGCCGCATCGGCGAAGCGGGTCACGTTCTCCACCAGGCTGCTCTCGTGGTTGCGCGCCGCGGTCCCCGGGTGCTCGAAGTCGTAGCGCTCCTCGTAGTCGACCCCGGACTTCATCTCCAGCACGTCACGGATGGTCGCGGCCTTGTAGCCGCCGTCCTTCAGCTCCGGCAGGTAGCGAACTATGGGGTCGTCGATCGAATGGATGCGCCCCTCGCTGACCGCCAGCCCGACCATCAGCGAGGTGATCGACTTGGCCATCGACCAGGACATGAAGCGGGTATTGGGGCCGGTGTTGTTGCGGTAGATCTCAGTGACGATCTTGCCGCCCTTGAGGATCAGGAGCGCGTTGGTGCGGTTGCGCTCCAAGAATTCATCGGCCGCGTAGGTCTTGCCGTCATAGACATAGGTAAAGTCGAGCGGCCGGGTCACCGAGGGCAGCTCCCAGACCGGCCCGCTGCGCCCGACCACGCGGGTGTAGAAGATCTGGTCCATCGCGTGGAAGGTCAGGCTGTTGACGTCGGCGTCCAGCATGTGGCGGCGCACCTGCTGGATGGCGGGCGGGACGGTGGAGGCGGCGAGGCCCGGCGCCGCTGCGGCTTCCGGCGGCGCGCCGCCCCCGCCATAGGAAGCCGGCTGGGCCAGGGTCGCGGCCGGCGCCAGGGCCAGCAACAGGGCGGCGCCGGCTGCGGAAGCTCCGGCCCGCGATGTTTCGACGATCCGGTTCACGGCGTTCGGCTTCTGCATCGCATTTCTCAATCTCGACATGACCATCACAGGACCCGGTGGACCTGGATCAGGCGATCGTTCTCGTTCGGTCCCTTGGCCAGCCGCATCTCCGGCGGGGGCGGGTAGATCAGGGTGGCGAGGAACAGGGACTTATTCAGCCAGTCGTACTTGCCTGCCCCGACCGTGAACCTGGGCATCAGCCGGTACGCGGTCTCGCTGTAGGCGAAGCCCTCGTTGTGGATGATGATCTGGACCGCGTCGTCGGTCTTCAGTCGGTAGAGGGCGTCGACGATCACCACGCCGTCCGGCCGGGTGAAGGGGAAATCGCCGCCGCCGGGGATCACCTGCCCACGGATATTGGCGCCCCAGAAGCGGCCCCCGACGATCGGCCAGATCTCGTCGCGCAGGCCGTCCGGCGCGTGGGGATCAGGCCCGGGCCGCTCGGGCGCCGAGCAGGTCACCACCAGGTTCATCACCAGCTCGGTGCGGATCGGGTCCAGCACCTTCAGTCCCGCGCCCTCGGCTTGCGCCGCGGCGCTGGCGCCGCTGCCCAGCATGGGAAGGCCGCCCAGTAGCGCCGCTGCGGCTCTTCGTGTCAGGCTCATGCAAACAGTCTCCACCGCAAGGGACGCTTCATCCGTATCAATACGGATCGGGGCCGCGCCGGTCTCGGCGTTGCCTGCCATCGGGGTTGGCGCTGAACGCCAATGTGTTGGGAGGGCTCAGACCAGGCTACGGCGAAGGGCCTGGGGCGTGAGGTCATAGTGATCGCGGAACGCCCGGTTGAAGGTTGAGATGTCGTTGAATCCCCAACTGAAGGCCACCGACGCGACGGTTCGGCGGCGTTGGCCCGGATCGGCCAGCTCGCGCCGGCATCGCTCCAGCCGCTCTGCGCGCAGCCAGCCGCCAAAGGTGATCCCCGACAGATTGAATAGGCGATGCAGCGTGCGGACGGACACGCCGGCTGTCCGCGCCACGCTCTGGGGATCGAGTTCCGGCTCGCTCAGCGCCCCGAGCGCTATAGACTTGAGGCGGGCGAGCGTCTCCGCCTGCTGAGCGGACATCTCCGGCTCGTCCAGCCGTGGTTTGGCTGAGGCCAGGAACAGCACCGCGTCCAGTAGCGCTGCCTGCAGCACCGCGCCTTCCGCGGCGGCCAAGTCGTCGCCTCGCCCAGCGGCGGTGGAAAGCATCGCTGCGAGGCAGGCCGACAGGCCGGTGCCGCCTGGCATGGGCCTGTTGACGGCCACGTCCCGACCGAAGGGATGGGACGCCGCCATCGCCGCTGGCATCGACAGGGCGATCATCTCGACCCCGGCGGAGGCGGCCTCGAGTGCGGCCTCCGAACGCAACAGCGCCATCTCCCCCGCGCCCAGGCCAATCTCGCCCTCGTCGGTCGCCAACTGCAGGCCGCCCTTGGTGACGAGGTAGAAGTCGAGCCCAGAGATGCCCCCGACGGGCGGCGCGGCGGCCATCCGATGCGGAACGTTGATGCGGTGAACCGCCCCATGCAATTCGCCGATTCTGAACAGACTGATGCTGGCGTCGATCAGCCGCGGCCGCACCGGCGCGACCTCGACGTGCGCCGCAAACCCCGCAACAGCCAGGTAGTCGCGCAGGGCCGTTTGATACCCCGCGGCCCGCACCTCAGGCTGCAAGCTCTCCGCGGAGAAATAAATATTCCCCATCCGCATCCCTTGAATCACCGGATCGGCGTGTCACATCGACGACACACGCAGAATGTTATGCGACATAACGACGAGATTGACCAGATGTCGACGGCTCTTGCCTCGAGCTCCCATTCAGTTCCGGCTATGGGAGGGGGTTTAAAAGGCCAAGCCGTCTCACGACGAATTTTGGAAGCACGCGCAACCCGCGTATAACGAGGTCCCCGTCACAAGGCCCCATAAACGGCATCGCCTCGCGGGCCTGTGCTCGAGGAACAGCCCGGCTTCCAGAACGCACTTCAGTTCCACCATCCACCCCAATGCCGCTTTGCGGACGCCCAAGAGATGGCTCATTCGAGAGTAGCGACTTATTCTGGCGACGCCCAGACCGGGCGCCACATTGGGCCAAAATGCGACACCTAGAGCCATCCCTGCCAGCGATGTATCGGATTTTCGAATAGGAATCGGACCGATTCGGTCGTGCCGGGATAGCGACGACCGCCCCGTTTCCAATCACGCCGTGCGTGGTCAGGCGGTCGGCTTGAAGCCGATTACCATCGAATCCGGCCCGACCAGCGGTTCGACGCGCGTCCGCTCAAATCCGACCTGACGCATCCAGGCCTGACAGTCGGCGCCCGTGTAGTCGAAGCCGCCGGAGGTCTCGATAAGCATATTCAGGCTCATCAGCAGGCCAAAGACGTTCTCACGCCGCTCATCGTCGATGATCGCTTCATAGACCACGACCGCTCCCCCCTCGGGGAGGGCCTCGAACACCTTTGCAAGCAAAGCCAGCTTCTGCTTGAGGTCCCAGTCATGGAGGATATGGCCCAGAACGATCACGTCGGCCTGGGGCAGCGGATCGTCAAAGAAGTTCCCGGGATGAAACGTGACCCGCTGCGACAGGCCATGGTCTTCGACGAACGCCTCGAACACGGGCCGTACCGGCGGCAGATCGAAGCCCACGACGGCGAGATGGGGGTGCGCGCGGGCCAGCGTGACCGGGACCATGCCCTGCGCGGCGCCGACGTCCATGACGCTGGCGTAGCGTGACCAATCGAACTTGGCCGCCAGAGCCTGGGCGGCGCCGGCGCTGATCCCGCTCATGCCGCTCAGGAACCCGCGCAAATGCTCCGGTTCGGCGTAGAGCGTCGCGAAGAAATCGCCGCCGGTCTTGATCTCGCTCTGAGGCTGGCCCGTCCGCAGCCCCTCGGTCAGGTCACCCCAGAAGCGGTAGAGCCGGGCATTGGCCATTTCTAGCATGCCGCCGACATAGCTCGGCTTTGCGGGATCCAAGAACAGATCCGCGTCGGGCGCGTTGCGATACTGCCCGTCCTCGCGCTCCAGGACCTGTAGCGCCACTAGCGCGTCGAGGAAGTCGCGAGCCGACCGCTGATGCAGGCCGAGCTTCCCGCTCAATGTTTCGAGACTCGCTGGCCCGGCTGCCAACGCTCCGAAGACGCCCAATTCGACGGCGCTGAGCAGAGCTTTCGGCCCCCAAAAGCCAAGACCCAGATTCAAGACACGATCCGGCGTCAGCGTTACCATTGGCGCCCCCATCGGCGAACGGCGTTCCGCATAGCGCGGACGTCGCCCTCACGTTGCGGCCAAGCCGCTTTGATGTCCAGCAAGGCCTGGACCGGCATGGTTTCGCGGCTAACGGCCAAGGGCCGTTCGCCTCCCTCCCCGCGGCGCGGAAGTCAGCTATCTCGAAACTGGCCCTGCCCTAGCTCCGCCGGACCGAACGGCAGCAATTGGGGAGTCAGCGTACCGCGAAGGCCTCGAAGGCCGCGACAAAGACCTCTTCTGGATACTCGTCGGGATCGGCGAAGTAGGCTGCCATGAGCCCCTCGCCCAAGGCAGCCAGCGCCTTAATTAGCGGTACGGCTGGCATCGGCAATTCCTCCTGAGGATAGAGCCTCAGCAGCTCTCTGGCGGTGTTCTCGATGAGCTCGCGCCCCTGGACCGCGAGCCGCCGCCGCAGCGCCTCGTGCCGGCGAACCTGGAGCTGGAACGAGGCCGAATGGATGGCTACCGGCGCCCGCTGACGTGCCGCCAAAGCATAAGCGCGGCCGAGCCGGGCCATATGCTCTCGAAAGCTGGTCCCCGGCACATGCTCCGGCATCACCGGAGCCCAGCGATCGAGCGCCACCTCGGCGAATAGATCGTCGCGATTGGCGAAGTTGCCATAGATCGCCCCTCGGGTCATTCCGGCCTTTGCGGCGATAGCCTCCAATGTTGCCGCCTCATAGCCCTGGTCGCGGATCAAATCCCCAGCGGCGGCGATGAGCGCTGCACGCGTCCGTTCGCGCTTGGCGCCACTTCGGCGGCGTACGGCCTTGTCGGAAACAATTTCGTCCATTGCCCAAAAATACACATCATGCATTTTATGCACAGTGCATATTTTTCGAGAGCAAAGGCGGAGCCTCTGGGATGACCTCGACCGAACACCTGACCCGCAGCGACGTGCAAGGCGCACTGATCCGGCCGAAGTTCCCGAACGGGCTGGGCGTGATGGTTCTGACAGGCTCGAGCGGACGGGTGGACGAGGAGCGGGCCAAACTTTTCGCCGACCTTGGCGCGACGTCGCTCGCCCTGCGCTGGTGGGGCGGCGAAGGTCAGCCGCCGGGCATCAACCTGGTGCCCCTGGAAACCTTCATCCGCGGAGTCGACCACCTGCAGGCCGAAGGGTGCGATCGCATCGCCATCCTCGGCGCATCGTTCGGAGCAAAGGCCGCCCTGCTCGCGGCTACAAGGGATTCCCGTGTGGACCATGTGATCGCGATCAGTCCCTCCGCCGTGGTCTGGCAGAACAACGGGCCGGGACTCGACGGGTCCGCCTGGCCGCCGCGCTCATCCTTCACTTGGGAGGGCTCGCCGCTTCCGTTCCTGGTCTGGGATCCTCGCGCCTGGCCGCCCTTTGGTACGCGCAACCCGGTCTATCGGCCGACCTACGAACTCAGCCTAAAGACCTTTGAGGAAGACGTGCCGGCCGCCTCGATCCCTGTCGAGCAGATCCGCGGCGAGATCATCTTGGTCGCGGGCAAGTCAGACGCCCTTTGGCCCTCCGACACTCAGGCGCGCAGGATCTTGGAGCGGCTCGAACAGCACGGCAGGTCCGCCATGCTCATCGAGCATCCCGACGCAGGCCATAGCCCGGTATTCCCCGGCGAAACTCAACGCTCGGCGCCCATTGAACGCGCCTGGGGCGGCGCCCCCGCCGCGGACCGCGAGCTAGGCGCAGCAGTCTGGGAACTGATCATCCGCCGCCTGCAGTTGGACAACGGATCTTGATGTCCATCGCACTGCTCGTGCGGCCTGAGCTGTGCGCCGCCCTCACCGGCCGACCGCAGTGTCGGCTCTGGAGGAACTGGCGCTGCGTAGGCTGTCCAGCCGGGATGTCTCCTGCTGGCGACGCCCTGCCCGACCATCTCAA is a genomic window of Phenylobacterium montanum containing:
- a CDS encoding CocE/NonD family hydrolase, yielding MASSVRMAFVRRLAFASVAVLAGMAFGGAPAAAQQRSSQLAGQHAAAFFAHRVTGYLTTRDGVQLRYSVLLPKAKGRFPVIINYSGYDPGAIGGAAYLDGDTAMSAGLDRDLVQHGYAVMGVNARGTACSEGVFDFLGASYGQDGADIVEFAAGQDWSNGAVGMANWSWAGMSQIATASERPPHLKAIAPGMVLGDARLDSWAPGGVEAPGFVADWWDFLHSRWESARKSAEAEGDTRCLAQIKQNLVTSEPHSPSAIILQHPLRDAFIEQRHLAARTSRIQVPVLSMEAFQDEAVTSREGYYQETLPPSQVWMIQSNGPHDLYESLAFRPTLIAFFDRFVKGEPNGFDTRPHLQVWMETASAGTGEHGYFEQAKPRYVLSWPALPAPVTPTVFNLAASGRLERTAPATEAKSDYRYPVPAPSVDADFSKDQWGTISPDYRQGSLAFTSQPLTADLTAYGSASTDLWLVSQRTDTDVQVTLTELRPDGQEEFVQRSWLRASDRAVDQARATPVRAPLIDTPEALAPLTPGEPVLLRVELNKFAHVFRAGSRIRLWIDAPSDWGGYSFNAISMAGANTILTGPEHPSRLVLGRFSSAPHPGERPACGTVMKQPCRPDPLEATSERPERKTGGANIP
- a CDS encoding TonB-dependent receptor, whose product is MPRSEGQRLKLALLGSCALLIAAPTHHAQAQTAPPASPASDTAAALPQIIVTVNKRREASERVPISLVALDQKALAKDGVKSITDLAAIAPGVEFDTSAGFGPGTETNIAIRGINSSVGASTTGVYIDDTPIQTRIAALSYFGNPYPAIFDVDHIEVDRGPQGTLFGAGSEGGAVRFISPEPSLTKYSGLASAELSDTEGGDPSYEAGLAIGGPIVADRLGFRASLWGRRDGGYVDHVDPFNGQVVDKNANSTDSYSARLVFKLKVSENFTVEPSLFAQSVNNHDSGAYFEYLSDPGKGEFRNGRLLAQPSRDQFLLPSLKLEYDFGKVTLASITSGLSRNGKLTDDTTSYNGFVFGGFGNPLGVAYPSSYADAGPEYIRTGVHSFSQELRLSSSVDPNLLWTAGLFYSRAVQKDYQDVTAPKISQTIFGDAPDAPLFLSTIKSTDQQYAAFGQVDFKLLPKLTLTTGLRVARVEASYQQLQSGPLADSLFPVSAGSQKQTPLSGKIALAYQATPDDLLYGSVSRGYRIGGANQPIPLASTSNPAGCALPSEPGPFNSDSVWSYEVGAKGRALDRKLQFDASAFYIDWQNIQQIVAISSCAFDFIANTGSAVSQGFDLSLRYAPDDHWNFAFSAAYTDAHITRTATFDGAVIVEKGDTVGVLPTVNSPWDINGSVEYRFDFTGRRDGYVRVEDIYHSRNPGPYSSYNPQNLLYDTAIPANPATNELRVRAGGTYRGVDLSLFANNVLDAHPALYRYHDLPGSTLFTNVTLRPRTIGVSVAYRY
- a CDS encoding serine hydrolase domain-containing protein; its protein translation is MQKPNAVNRIVETSRAGASAAGAALLLALAPAATLAQPASYGGGGAPPEAAAAPGLAASTVPPAIQQVRRHMLDADVNSLTFHAMDQIFYTRVVGRSGPVWELPSVTRPLDFTYVYDGKTYAADEFLERNRTNALLILKGGKIVTEIYRNNTGPNTRFMSWSMAKSITSLMVGLAVSEGRIHSIDDPIVRYLPELKDGGYKAATIRDVLEMKSGVDYEERYDFEHPGTAARNHESSLVENVTRFADAARTIPSKAPPGTLFQYKTLDTAVLGWLVERVAGMNAASYMTSRIWERLGAQSDAFFIMDGPPGVGREFTGAGFNATLRDYARLGQMVLDGGSAHGEQIVPKAWIEEATRSYVKDSPEGGYGYQWWVAPGGKSFYALGLQGQYIFVDPASRTVIVKLSYFKPGDQTAYAEAAAFMQAAAAWRPN
- a CDS encoding DUF3237 family protein, which codes for MSLTRRAAAALLGGLPMLGSGASAAAQAEGAGLKVLDPIRTELVMNLVVTCSAPERPGPDPHAPDGLRDEIWPIVGGRFWGANIRGQVIPGGGDFPFTRPDGVVIVDALYRLKTDDAVQIIIHNEGFAYSETAYRLMPRFTVGAGKYDWLNKSLFLATLIYPPPPEMRLAKGPNENDRLIQVHRVL
- a CDS encoding AraC family transcriptional regulator, which produces MQPEVRAAGYQTALRDYLAVAGFAAHVEVAPVRPRLIDASISLFRIGELHGAVHRINVPHRMAAAPPVGGISGLDFYLVTKGGLQLATDEGEIGLGAGEMALLRSEAALEAASAGVEMIALSMPAAMAASHPFGRDVAVNRPMPGGTGLSACLAAMLSTAAGRGDDLAAAEGAVLQAALLDAVLFLASAKPRLDEPEMSAQQAETLARLKSIALGALSEPELDPQSVARTAGVSVRTLHRLFNLSGITFGGWLRAERLERCRRELADPGQRRRTVASVAFSWGFNDISTFNRAFRDHYDLTPQALRRSLV
- a CDS encoding acetylserotonin O-methyltransferase, which gives rise to MVTLTPDRVLNLGLGFWGPKALLSAVELGVFGALAAGPASLETLSGKLGLHQRSARDFLDALVALQVLEREDGQYRNAPDADLFLDPAKPSYVGGMLEMANARLYRFWGDLTEGLRTGQPQSEIKTGGDFFATLYAEPEHLRGFLSGMSGISAGAAQALAAKFDWSRYASVMDVGAAQGMVPVTLARAHPHLAVVGFDLPPVRPVFEAFVEDHGLSQRVTFHPGNFFDDPLPQADVIVLGHILHDWDLKQKLALLAKVFEALPEGGAVVVYEAIIDDERRENVFGLLMSLNMLIETSGGFDYTGADCQAWMRQVGFERTRVEPLVGPDSMVIGFKPTA
- a CDS encoding TetR/AcrR family transcriptional regulator; its protein translation is MHDVYFWAMDEIVSDKAVRRRSGAKRERTRAALIAAAGDLIRDQGYEAATLEAIAAKAGMTRGAIYGNFANRDDLFAEVALDRWAPVMPEHVPGTSFREHMARLGRAYALAARQRAPVAIHSASFQLQVRRHEALRRRLAVQGRELIENTARELLRLYPQEELPMPAVPLIKALAALGEGLMAAYFADPDEYPEEVFVAAFEAFAVR
- a CDS encoding acyl-CoA thioester hydrolase/BAAT C-terminal domain-containing protein, whose protein sequence is MTSTEHLTRSDVQGALIRPKFPNGLGVMVLTGSSGRVDEERAKLFADLGATSLALRWWGGEGQPPGINLVPLETFIRGVDHLQAEGCDRIAILGASFGAKAALLAATRDSRVDHVIAISPSAVVWQNNGPGLDGSAWPPRSSFTWEGSPLPFLVWDPRAWPPFGTRNPVYRPTYELSLKTFEEDVPAASIPVEQIRGEIILVAGKSDALWPSDTQARRILERLEQHGRSAMLIEHPDAGHSPVFPGETQRSAPIERAWGGAPAADRELGAAVWELIIRRLQLDNGS